Genomic segment of Dermacentor albipictus isolate Rhodes 1998 colony chromosome 5, USDA_Dalb.pri_finalv2, whole genome shotgun sequence:
TGAACATTTCTGAGGCATGGCAAGGAGTTTGAGTACCAGAATAGCAATGGTAAGGAGTCGTGTATACTTCTTCAGgccaagaaacaagaaaaaataagaatGCCGCCATTCTTATGGATAAAAGGAATGTGCAGTCTGCAAGCCTGAATATGCATAATTTTGTTCGGACTTCTCTATTATTTTGTGGCACATTATACATGTTGATGCAATTCAAGTGCTACAGCAGTGCCCTGTGCCATCAAAAATGTACTGTCTTCATACTCAAGACAGTTTCATTTCACGGTGAAGCTTTAACACTTTATTAGTCTGAAATGTGGCTACAAATGGGCCATTAGGGCATCTAAGATACTGCTACACACTTGGCTTATGAAATCAAACCTAACCCATCATATTGAAGGGAGAAACATTGTGCAGTTTGAAGCAAGTGTGTGACTTTGTAGCATGAGAAAAATATAATGGGGACAAAGCGCAACATTTCCCTTAGTTTCTGTATTATGGAAGATTCGAGAGCACTGCTTGCACATGTGCAATGGAGGCTTCACTGCATTGCAtggggaaaaaaaatgtgtagGACCTCAACTTCTAAGCCTGCGGATGTGAAGAAGGCACAGTGAGGTGTGGGCATACTTACAAAGGCACCATCTGGTCAACGGGCAGCTGCAGGGGCGTCGCACCAGGGGAGCCCCGTGGATCTGTGTCTAGCACGAGAAGCAGTGCAGGGTTGACTGTGGCGTGCACAAAAGCCACATGCATGGCAACCTGGTGCGGTAGGGGTGCCTTGGGCTGAACGAGCGTCACCACAAACAGTGGCCCCCAGAAGAGCATGTAGGCAGCCAGCAGCAGACCGAAGgcgcgcagccgccgcagccCCCACCGCTCCTGGCGCTCCACGTAGTCCTTTAAGAAAAGCACTTGCCTTTAACCTCAGGGCAAACAGGCAAGCCTCGTTTAAAAAGAGAGATTATGCGTACGTATTTGTTGGGTTGAGCTCCTCTCTAAATGTGGATTCATGCAGTGGCTCTAGCCGCTGATTTAGAGTCCACGGACGTAGTGGGCGACTCTGCCCATCGTTAATGCGCCTCTACGCTGTCTCTATGCTGACTTCCCCTCACTTTTGTGTGACTGCTCGGTTGGCTGAGATTTCTCTGTATTTTAATCCCTGTGTCATGTCGAGCTTTTTGCCTCACTAGTTGTTGGAAGGGTTGTTTGCCGCCCATGCTTTTCTGCATGCGGGAGAGAGCTTCTCGAGAAGGGCGACTGCCCATCCGTGTAGCGTGGGAGGAGGCGGTGCGCCGTCATCGAGCACCGTGTATATTACCGTGAGTGTGCCGCCATCGCGTGCCTGACGGAAACGCAGCCAGCGATGGCGAGACGTTGCACGCACCTGCATGGTCCGGTCACCTGGCGAGGAGACCATCATTGCAGTGACGAGCGAGGCGACGCGCGCGGCCTCCACCTTGGAGCGGCATAGATCCCGGTGCAGCCGCCGCAGGTGCAGGGCGGTGAGGAGCACGCAGAGCGCGTTGACGGCCACCCAGAGCAGGCCGAGCACGTAGTGCGGTCCCGGCTGCACGGGGCAGAGGTGCGCGGCGCGGGCGCCCGCCAGGAACGTCGGTCCCAGCTGGACGGTGACCGACGCGAACCACACGAGGAAAAGCGCGAGCGCGAGGCACTGCGGCGAGTCCGGGCCGCCGTCGCTGAGCACCCACGTGAGCAGGTTTACTGTGGAGACGGTGACGAGCAGCAGGAAGGCCGACTCAAGCACGGGGCACCGCGGCGGCGCCCGTTGGCACAGGAGCAGGGCGAGGCCTAGCGGTAGTAGTAGACCGGCGCGCGTGCAGTCGACGAGGCCCTGATGGAAGAGCAGGCCCTGCGCCCAGCCGCGGCGGCGGGCGGCCACCTGGCCCATGAGCAGGCAGTTGGTGCCCATGCCGAGGGCGGCGAGCGCTAGCAGCAACGCCGCTTCGGCCGCTGCGCCGCCCGCCCAGGGCCCGGCCCACGGGCCCGAGCACGCCGAGCTCCCGTTGCCCGACGCCACGCTGGTCACGCCGCTTCTCTCCTCGCGGCAGCCATGCGCGCCGCTCTCCCTGCGCGGGTCGCCGAGGAAGGGCGGGATGGAGTCCCCTGGCGGCAGTTGCGGCAAACGTTATCAAGGAATGTGACGCACAGGGGAAGTGATGGCTTCATCCCGCTGCTCTCCTCTTTCTCGAGCCTTCTCGTGCGCTTTCGactcctttattattattttttttttgtcgtttgagTCTGCGCGTCTCGCCGGCGCTCTGGTCGAGGCTCGCTGCGCGTAATGAACGCTCCACACGGATGCCGTGGCTAGATATTAAACGCACGAAAGCACTGAGACGAGTATCATTGTTAAAGTCACACCTCGGCTCCTGTCTGCGTGTGTTTTGCACAAGTGGCCCGCACGTCAATTGCGCCAGTATTTCCTTTAGTATTTGCTAGTAAGGTTAAGCGACGATGTATCCATCATCAACTGAAAACGCTGTGCTGGTTTGCTCCTGTAAAGCTTGTTTTTCTGTTCGTCATGGGTGTTCACTAGTATAGCCTGTTTGAAGGGGGAGGTTATATGAGCGGAATGATAATCGCCCACTGCTCCTTTCCATcccgaatttttttctttttccttaaaTAAGCTTTTATGCTGATCCTCTATAAATGCTCCCACATTGTACCATCTGCTGTTTATGCAAAGTTGGCCGCACTCTTTGTGTCAAAGAAACAGATGTTCACATGCCTTCTTTGGCTTGAAACTTGTTTTCAATGATGATTACATGCCAGTGCGTAATACAAGAGTTACTCGCTCTGTATTTTAATAGTGTTTATGTGCCACCTGGCAGTGCCATCTTTCTTGGTTTCTTGTGTAACCTTAGTTTAGCTGCATCCCAGTAAAGAACAACAACTGCACTAGTTCAGGATAAAATggtagaaatgaaattgaatgtTTTTCACTTTTCATGTGGCCCTACAGCGCAATTGGCTGCCATATAAATAGTCGTGTAGGCACTACTAGGCATTGTGTATTTTAGTTTCAATGactttgcactttttttttcctgaatttATGTGTTCGAAAGCTGCCTCCTGGGGCAGAATCTTATGACGGTTTGGAAAGCGAGCTATTCACTTGGCCTTATGCAATTGGTAAGGATTGTGCTTGCATCACCGGCTGGCAGAGTCTGCGAGGTGGCACCGCAAATTATGAACAcatcacgcatctgtcaatcattttcAAAGCGAACTCATCGTTGGCTAAGCGCagaactggcgaagaagtagttTGCTTTGGATTCGGTTGCCGTGACTAGGCTGTTAGCTTGTGACCCTGGCAGTGTGACCCTGGAGACACACAGGCATCAAGCCCGTGCTTCGGTTGCTTTGGGGGATAtcacaagcagtcgcgtggagacgactacaaacttatacgtatccgcacccggttatggcgaaccacatgttccccgaggccaggagcgataaatgtaatctttgtggggcgagagggacccttgaccacataatatgggaatgtccgtactctcccgggggaacgcacaaaatagatagtagagacacctgggagaccctgctgcgcagctcggactctgagctccagctccggctcgtccaactggccgaagaggctgctgggacccaagacctcccagcctgcatctcaggcggcggcactcgcccccggacctgcgtgtcggggggtgggtagatcgccttttctgttggacattaaagtttattctatctatcttgCCCTTGTCATCTGCTTGGCATTGCTCTCAGTGCCGACGACGGCGGGAAGTGCTTTACATGttcaaaaaaagcaaagaaaattaTTTGCACCGCTTCTGTCGGCTTTCTAAGCAGACCTTTCGCAGGCTATGCTACGAACTAGAAGAGGCTTGGGTACAAGTGTACCAGTGGCCATTCCACAGAGAGGAAGGAACTGCACACTAcagttcatcgccaccggcctggaGTGAGAAGCAAAACATTATTGCAATGGCCTCAATTTCTGCTGCTGACACTGTCCACGAAGGAGCTCTTGCAATTACTGTGTCGGCCAGTAGAaaggctgggtcagctttcctgTGACCCCGCTGTCAAAGCCAGTGCCAAGCAGATATTAGCATGGCGAGATCGAATTCCCCATGCTATCGCCAGCATCCATAGCTTGCAGAACCCCATTCAGCAGTCAGAAGGATTCAACCTAGGCAGCTCCAGTGTTTCCTTTGTTCAACAGGTAAAACTTCAGAGTCAGGACAGGAAGGTTGcagagatctcttatttggctgtgCTTCTTgctctagttcgggagtgccacACTTTTGTCTTCAATTTCACAGTATAGCAGGCGCCGTCAACACCATACTCTTTGATATTACTTCGTGCAGGCAATGCAAGGCCCGTATGTCGATAATGTTCGATTTcatgttccattgcttctatcacgagATGCTCCGTGAGACAGATAGCGGCACTGCGGCGGCATGCGAGTCATGTCTGAGCCGATGATGAaaggcgaaaaaaagaaggaaaagtgaTATAGACTGTTTGTAAAGGCGGCCCTAAGAAGCAGTTCACGGTTCTGTTGCACTCACTACTTAAAGTCCTGGCAGTGCATTCCTGGCGCGTGCATCGTGCAAGCttctggtagcagacgacatagcgctgtgttctgccaactcatttacgcttgcaaTACCACCTGGCaactgagaaagaaaaagaatgacattaaaaATCACTTTAAGCACTGTGTAAATGCCCAGCACAGCACGTTTACACTTTAAAGCTTGCTAGATAACATTtaattatattttatatttagtAAGCAAGTAGAAAAATTGCGCAGTTCTTCGACTAGCTGCAATATGACGACACGCACATCAGAGGTGGTACCATCTTATCTACTGACCGCATCCTCCCCTTTTTCCAACTCCAACTTGGAAGCGGCCCATTTAGTCACGGAAGCGGCAAAGTGAACCATTTGCTTTGCAAACCGTTTAAGATTCTGCCCAAGATTGTGAAGTTTTATTTTGGAATGCAGTCCCTGGGCAGTCAAGTGCAGCTGCTGTATACGAATGAAGGGGTACTAAAGAGGAATAGTAAGTTAAGCAATATTTATAAATTATGCTCCTGTAATAGCAAAATGCCCATCTTCACCATTAGGAAAAAGCCAAAAGGAAAGAAGGGTGGCAGTGTTGTCTTCAGTTTGCACACCAGCTCACTGTGATGTCTTGGATTTTTACAGCATCTATTTGGTCTGATGGACTGTTTGTCAGCTGTGGAGGGCTGTATTGCATTCTAGAAGAACCAGAGGCTTCACCCAAGATGTTTCAACTTTTTTTACTCTAGAACCAAGTACAGAAACGTACTTTAAAACCTTTGACATCACACTGACTTACCGTCACAGAGGTTTGGGTAGGAAAATTGTTGATGGAAAGCTTGGCCTTTGGTTCCTTTATTAATAATGAAAATTTTTCTGACAGTAAAATAAAAATGGTCATTAAATAAATACTTCACCAGTCTAAACTGACATAGTGTTGCTCATTACTACCTCTTTGTCACGCTTGACACTTCATGGCATCAAGCGTGATGTACTCAAATGGAAAGCTTGTTCTTGTGTCTGTGTTTTGTATGCGTGCTTTTTTTAAGCATGAAACTTCTGCTTAAATGATGTTGCAGCACTGGCTGGACATTGACATCAATGGTGCTGCTTGCGGTTCTCTAGTGTGCAGTCATTGCTCATCATGGGGCTGCAAACTTCCACTTAAGCATTTTGCCATGAAATGCTGATAAAATAATTAATGGAAGCATTGCCAAGATGAGGGTCAAAAATAATATTCTTCAGCAGCAGATAACATTTCCATCTGCGCCATCTAGATGAACTCTGCCTGGCACTTTTCCACATTTGCTTCCCTGCTTGCTATGATCATGTCCAGCTTTGTCCTTCTGTTCAGAGAAAAACACAAATCCATAACTCAATGTTAATTATAAATCGCTGCCAGTCATTTGCCTTATCTTCtctttttttatgttgttgtCATCTTAGTTATCCTGCACTAGGAAGGTTTCTTCAGAGTAAGAGTCATCCATTCGTGGCAGCCTCAACAAGCAGGGTGTCGAGAGTATCTGTAGTTTAAAAGGGATATTTTTCTATATAATAGAGTGAAACACGGGGCAATAGGAGCTGTGCCTGCAGTGTGACAGCTTTTCGATTTAGCTGAAATTTTGAGGCATTTGAGTTTGAATTAATGAGGGTGTATTGTTATTGAAGGCCACATAGAAAATAGTTTTATTACCGTTACAGGATTGCAAGTGAAAGTCTCTATACTTGTGACTCTGAAGCAGCCAAAGTTATTTCACTGTCATTGTAAACAATTAAGTTTATCCTTCTTTTTGTTCAAAGTGTACAAATGCTGTTCATCTGCATTTGCGAGGTACAAGAATGAAGAGGTTCTTGTTTTGAGGTCTTCAGTCATCCAAGCATAATTGTTCCGATTCCTAAAGTTCATTAGGAATGTAGGCTCACTTCTAAATATTCATCCGAGTTTAGTTCTAAATTTTGACTCAAGAAACATTTTTATCAGGCAACTCATCTTTTCATTCCCTCTGTTTTCATAAAAGACTGCATGTTATTTTTGCTCTGCTTATCAAATTCATTCCACCGTGTCATTTTGATTTAAATAAGCTTCCACTCATCGTACGTAGTCTTATGCAGCTTCCTTGACGAACCAAGTGGTAGCAATGAGCGCAATGTATTGCTGAGTTGTTTGCCTGCCTGGCATCCTTGGCACTCGCACTGGGTGCATTTAATTTCTGCCTGTGAAGATGTTGAGTGAAGCACAGCAACACTCAGTGAAGATATGCAAAATGTGTGTGTGCATCTCAATTGACTGAATTGACTAAGACAGCCAAATATGGTGGTATCTTTGTGATTCACTTCTGTGGGGAGTGAATGGCAGTTGGTGCATACTAATGAAGGCGCAGTGAACGAAACATGAGTAAGCTTTTTACATAATTTTCAGTCTTGCATGGGCACACCAAAGTTTCCATGTCGGCTATTCTTTTTATTGCATTCTAGTGTGTTTCTTTGAGCTTAAAAAGTATGTGCACCCCTTGAAATTGACTGACTAGTCAGTGCCCCAAGAGTGCTAATTAAAGATGGCTCACTTCCCATGCAGGTGGACCTGGTAAAGAGGTTCAAACAATTGCTCTCATCTGTGGACAGTCAATTGGACAAGCTCCTCAAACAGGCATCTGAAAGGCTGATGGATTGTGACATGGAGGAACTGCTGAAGCTGCGGCACCAGCTACATCAGATTATGCCAACAGACATGGCACAGCTCGAGGATGTGCTGAAGGGCCTAAAGCGACTCCGTCATGTACTTGGAAACAGCCTCGACTCCAGAGGTGAGTGGAATTTTCTGCCTTGCGGTGCTGCGCTAGGATGTCTTTAAAAACATGTTATCTTTCTGTACGTGTGCATGTGTGAAGGAGGGGCtgataaaatatatatatatatatatatatatatatatatatatatatatatatatatatattctaaagatgcttatttggcagagctcgggagcagcgcaacgtcgacgggcagggcactcacagcttccaagcacgagagccgttgcttagcaggagcgctcgacccactagcgtttagagccagtagcgctgaacccactagcgtctctcttagCTACAATCACCCCCcaggagcgagaagggagccgtccggtgacctaacagctcgtcacgatgagcggatCATAATAACGCtctaaacggtcgacatggacaatgtctcgtccacggcagcgcatgtcttcagatggctcaactggttcgatgacatagttcacaggagatgcacgttcgagaacatgataagggccttcatacttaggaaccagttttgatgagaggccaggggcagttaaagggactgagagccacacgagcgctcccgtaTCGAAGGTgcccgtggcagtggcgtcaccgcgagtgctcctctggcgctcttgatcatcggaagtaaaggcccgtgtgaggtcgcggcactcttctgcatgtctgaccgtggcagaaataggGACATACTTGGATGCATCCGGctggtacggaagaatggtgtcggtGGTGTGCGAacggtgtcgaccatacagcaagaaatagggtgcaaatccagtggtgctctgcgtagtggtattatacgcgtaggtgacgaatggcagtatggcgtcccagttcgtgtggtcagaggcaacgtacattgaaagcatgtcgccgagcgtacggttgaagcatTCTGTGAGGCCACtcatttgagggtggtacgccgtagtcgtacgataaacaacgtggcactctttgagaattgCTTCAACTACTTctgacaggaagacgcgtccgcgatcgctgagcaattcttgaggtggaccatgccgcaggatgaatcggcgaagcaggaatgatgcaacatcgcgcgctgtagctgctgggagagcggcggttttagcgtatcgtgtaaggtgatctactgccacaatggcccagcggttaccagccgacgtcaggggaagtggcccatacaaatcgatgccaacgtgcccgaacggccgggtagggcagggtagaggctgcaggccagctggcgagaggtggggtggagattttcggcgctggcagtcggggcatgaacgaataaacttttgaatgtagttgtacattcctcgccagtagtagcgttgTCGGAGGAGCTGGTAGGTTTTCaaaagtcccgagtgagcacactgtggatcagagtggaacgatgcacagatttcagaacgcaggcttcgaggtacaaccaataaccactggcggccgtcagaggtgtaatttcgttggtgaagcaggtcgtcgcgaatggcgaaatggcgagcttgacggcgcaatgcacgagtggttggctgcgatgacggatcagcaaggcagtctatgatggaggcaatccaggggtccttgcgcagCTCAGAAGCGATGGTGACAATGTcaacggaagaaacgtcaagctgggatattgcacagcaggcattgtcgtctggcaagggagaacgtgagagggcatcagcatgctggcgtccgttgcggtacagtacgcggatattgtaatcctgtaagcgaagcgcccagcgggcgagacggcctgagggatccttcaatgacgatagccagcatagtgcatggtggtccgtgacgacatcaaactggcgaccatacaaatagggccagaacttggtaagcgcccagatgatcgccaggcattctttttccgtgacggtgtaattggtctcggcttaggaagcatacggcttgcatatgccacaacatattcaggaaacccttctttgcactgcgctaggacagcgccgaggccaacactgctggcatctgtgtgtacctcaataggtgccgctggatcgtagtggcgcaaaatgggaggagatgtcagcaaacgacggagcttagtgaacgcctcgtcgcactcggacgaccacgaatggagaggtccgttgctatTGTCGAGCATGGAGCATTAGGTCCTGCTATCATGGAAGGGTCAGGTGGTGGGCCCTGAAGATTGCTTTGAGAGgccttcatgctgcagagcagaTTTGTTCTTTGGCATTGCAGCAGGAACTTTAGGAGACAATTAATGGTTTGAAATAACCAACCAGTTTGCTTACCAGAGGGATTCAGGTTGCAGCTGGAGCATGCCATTCGAGTAGCTAAATTCATTATTCATTGGAAGTTCTGATTACGAGTGATTACTCTTATAGAAGCACTGGCCACTGTTGAGAGTTGCACAGGCATTTCACTGGTTACTTGTAATGTGCATAGCTCTTCTCTTTGGTTTTGAAAGGAAGGGCAAGGTGTGCTGcttcaacatgaagcttcttCATTCTATTGCAGGCTGGAAATCTGCATTGAAGGAGCTTGAGCAACTTGAAAAGGCTACCAACCAGCCTGAGACTGTCAGTGGGTGCTTTGAGTGGCAAGACAGCGTTTTGGTGACGAGCCTGCAGCAAGGCCACTGGCTCATGCTGAAAAATGTCAACCTATGCACGTGAGTGTCTCAGCCTTGGTAGGTTCACTTTCAAGCATGTGAGCTGGTGAGAGTCAGTGCACATTTTGCAATGAGCAGTTGTGTTGCTATTAGTTGAAAACTGCAGGGCACATTATCTCTTTTTCCAAAAAATCCTTCCCATCTGTGCATTTTTATCTGTGTCCACCAATGCATGTGTGGGATAGCCTATGTGATTTGATTGTCACTTTATCGCctgaaggagcactgacacataTCTTTTAAGTTGGGGAAAGTCTAACACACTCTCCTCACACCTAGAATGTGTTGCTCGTAAAGAAATGAACAAGtgctgtgtgtgtttcttttggtTGTGCTCACATGTGGCAGCCACAGTGATCACAGGAATGGAATGAGCTAATGTGTCATGATCTCATGGCTAATCTACATCCTCGGGGCCGAAACCTAAACCAGTTCATAGAAAATGAGCCTTAGTAGTAAATTGTTTAGGGTGCACTGGCACTTGGAAATATTTTCTCCAAGGTTTACAGGGCTCACACTTCTGCatagctagggggggggggggtgcgaagAAGAGGCAAGGCGGGAATGTCATGTCGGtacttctttaaagggcccctcatcaggtctggccattttgagctgacgagCTCTAATGCGCTCTAATGATTGCGtgtgcaaagtattacatcaatacgcgccgcggaaagacaTAAAATTTGAATCAGAACGTCGTTTTCCTTTTCCCTCGCGGCGACCGttctccaagccggacggtgacgtataCGTGTCCCTGGGCCTGCGCACTCATGTTTGCAGTGTGACATCAATCATCAAGACACATGACTTATGAGACAcatgagaattattcaaggcaacatctgttatttgtgtgatctgcaACTTGAATTAACGAATTgaagtttaaagaaataataaaactaaacggaatgtctgtgtgttttttgttttacttcgcaccgaagcaggagagatgtacttccgcttcgtctgatTGTTTCCACAGTCGTGCATTCACGTGTGCAGGTGCccaaactatgccattttctactgtgttccaatgcgtgatcacgctctgcgatctgcttgtgcctgcctcagtattcgtgtagcactgaatttaccgctagtcatgtgtccttgtgcacagcatgcaaaatcGTGCACTGTGCGAAATgggacaatcacaacagctcgtgcACGATGCCGTCAGTGGAACTGCTCagcgccaaaaaaagaaagagagagagagagaaaaaaaattggaggcggggcccgtgatgcatgcgtcacacgatcctcgaggtccggtatgggagaacacagggaaagaatttcgcttgcggaggctagacggggcgagtggagagagtgtcttgcttggcagtggagctcgactgctgaaatcataggttcgcggcactgaaatagttctgtctcggctattaatgagcccaTCTGAAAACATTTTTGCATCCAGAACGCTCTCTAAAAgacacataacaacttccagcataaaACCAAAATTTGTTGTGGAGCCTGGTGACGGGCCCTTTAAAAGGTGTCAGTGAAATTACCCCTGTTAACTTTCCAtgttatcatatatatatatatatatatatatatatatatatatatatatatatatatatacacacacacacacacatatatgtatcataagaatccaacgaagacaacatagggaaattacttgtgcttccaGCAGTGGCCTGGCGGTAGAGCGTCTTGTCACGTATGCGGGAGGTACCGAGCTCAAATCCTGGTGCCGCTGCAAACCAACCGGTTCTTTCTAATGGGTAGAGATGTTTCCTGCCCTGGTGCTTGGCCCTCTTGCAGTGTCGCATCTCGAATAGGGGGCCCCAGTAGAGATTTATGAGTTATCTCTGGGTGCCTGGTTGTCCAACTACAGACAGCCTTCTTGAAGAGTATTCACCGCAGCTGTGGGAGGCAAGTGCCCCTGCGGGTACCTACCAGTAAAATAGGTGCAAGTGCAATCCCGGCCTGGTAATCGATCATTATGGAACCTCAGTGCTTGGGAAGGGGTGTCTGTCCTCATACTGAAGGCGCCCCCACATAATTTGAGGCGCCACATGGGAAATGGCTGTCATGGGAGCGGCCCCAACATCACTTTTCTTTAGGCTCACAATGGTTTTAATGGGAGTTTAGGGtgcaggctcctttcccaagTTTAGCACCCCTGAAGAAAGCCGCACGCCAGGCCGGTGTATAGGTACTTGTGCCCATTTGAACCAGTGGGTGCCCGGCGGTGGTGGAAATCGAATCCACAGCCTCCCTCGGCTAAAAGAGCATCGCAcgtatacagtgaaaccttgttaaactgtagttggctgGAGCTTGAAAAAAGTACGCATTAtgtggtagtactgcttaaccgaaataccATGAGATTGTCCACTTACCAGTCAAAAATAGAACTtcgagagagtgcgatgaaaggggaaaaacatgcGGTATTTATTTACTTAGCGATACA
This window contains:
- the LOC135902361 gene encoding uncharacterized protein, whose translation is MGRFQVGVGKRGGCGDSIPPFLGDPRRESGAHGCREERSGVTSVASGNGSSACSGPWAGPWAGGAAAEAALLLALAALGMGTNCLLMGQVAARRRGWAQGLLFHQGLVDCTRAGLLLPLGLALLLCQRAPPRCPVLESAFLLLVTVSTVNLLTWVLSDGGPDSPQCLALALFLVWFASVTVQLGPTFLAGARAAHLCPVQPGPHYVLGLLWVAVNALCVLLTALHLRRLHRDLCRSKVEAARVASLVTAMMVSSPGDRTMQDYVERQERWGLRRLRAFGLLLAAYMLFWGPLFVVTLVQPKAPLPHQVAMHVAFVHATVNPALLLVLDTDPRGSPGATPLQLPVDQMVPLETTL